The following are encoded together in the Nocardioides okcheonensis genome:
- a CDS encoding SigE family RNA polymerase sigma factor — MDDEGFTDWAAGCQQSLLRSAYLLTGDLHRAQDLVQEALVKVALRWHRLRDQDPTSYARRIVVRDNVSWWRRRRETVGTDADLAVGDGASSDPAAALVVRQALMRLTAAQRAVVVLRHLDDLSERETAEILGVSIGTVKSQNAAALARLRTGAPELLDLTGGHP; from the coding sequence GTGGACGACGAGGGGTTCACCGACTGGGCAGCGGGCTGCCAGCAGTCCCTGCTGCGGTCGGCCTACCTGCTCACCGGCGACCTGCACCGTGCGCAGGACCTGGTGCAGGAGGCGCTCGTCAAGGTCGCGCTGCGCTGGCACCGGCTCCGCGACCAGGACCCCACCTCGTACGCCCGCCGGATCGTCGTGCGCGACAACGTGAGCTGGTGGAGGCGTCGTCGGGAGACCGTCGGCACCGACGCCGACCTCGCCGTGGGCGACGGAGCGAGCAGCGATCCCGCCGCCGCGCTGGTGGTGCGGCAGGCCCTGATGCGGCTCACCGCCGCCCAGCGGGCGGTCGTCGTCCTGAGGCACCTCGACGACCTCTCCGAGCGCGAGACCGCCGAGATCCTCGGCGTCAGCATCGGGACGGTCAAGAGCCAGAACGCCGCCGCCCTCGCGCGGCTGCGGACCGGCGCCCCGGAACTGCTCGACCTCACCGGAGGGCACCCATGA
- a CDS encoding FAD-binding dehydrogenase → MNDFTPDAIVVGAGLAGLVATHELALAGKRVLVLDQENRANLGGQAWWSLGGLFFVDSPEQRRMGITDSPELAWQDWQGSAQFDRLGDGTDGPGRGEDLWPQRWAEAYVRFAHEEKRDYLRALGLRSLPFVGWAERGDGRALGHGNSVPRFHLTWGTGPEVVRIFAEPVQRAEEAGLVRFAFRHRADELVVEDGAVVGVRGAVLAEDDAARGVRSNRDVVGDFDLRAPAVVVTSGGIGHNHELMRRNWPTDRVGPAPDHLISGVPAHVDGRMQGIAEAAGATMVNKDRMWAYVEGIHNWDPVWPDHAIRILPGPSSMWFDATGRRLEGMSGVPGADSIGAMKQILAAGHDYSWFVLTQSIIEKEFALSGSEQNPDITGKDLRFLAQSRLAKGAPGPVEAFKEHGVDFVVADSLDELVTGMNELARGPKLDAESLEREIVARDREVANDFSKDVQVMAIHNARRSRTDKLIRVAKPHRILDPAHGPLIAVRLNILSRKTLGGLETDLDGRCLAADGTPVPGLYAAGEVAGFGGGGVHGYNALEGTFLGGCIFSGRAVGRALGGSRA, encoded by the coding sequence ATGAACGACTTCACCCCCGACGCGATCGTCGTCGGCGCCGGGCTGGCCGGCCTCGTCGCCACCCACGAGCTGGCGCTGGCCGGCAAGCGGGTCCTGGTGCTCGACCAGGAGAACCGCGCCAACCTCGGCGGGCAGGCGTGGTGGTCGCTCGGCGGGCTGTTCTTCGTCGACAGCCCCGAGCAGCGCCGGATGGGCATCACGGACTCCCCCGAGCTGGCCTGGCAGGACTGGCAGGGCTCGGCGCAGTTCGACCGGCTCGGCGACGGCACCGACGGCCCCGGCCGCGGCGAGGACCTCTGGCCGCAGCGGTGGGCCGAGGCGTACGTCCGGTTCGCCCACGAGGAGAAGCGCGACTATCTCCGCGCCCTCGGCCTGCGCTCGCTCCCGTTCGTCGGCTGGGCCGAGCGCGGGGACGGCCGGGCGCTCGGCCACGGCAACTCCGTGCCGCGCTTCCACCTCACCTGGGGCACCGGCCCCGAGGTGGTGCGGATCTTCGCCGAGCCGGTGCAGCGCGCCGAGGAGGCCGGGCTGGTGCGCTTCGCGTTCCGCCACCGCGCCGACGAGCTGGTGGTGGAGGACGGCGCGGTCGTCGGCGTCCGCGGCGCGGTGCTGGCCGAGGACGACGCGGCCCGCGGCGTACGGTCGAACCGCGACGTGGTGGGCGACTTCGACCTCCGTGCCCCCGCCGTCGTGGTGACCTCCGGCGGCATCGGCCACAACCACGAGCTGATGCGCCGCAACTGGCCCACCGACCGCGTCGGCCCGGCCCCCGACCACCTGATCTCCGGCGTCCCGGCCCACGTCGACGGACGGATGCAGGGCATCGCGGAGGCGGCCGGCGCGACGATGGTCAACAAGGACCGGATGTGGGCCTACGTCGAGGGCATCCACAACTGGGACCCGGTCTGGCCCGACCACGCGATCCGCATCCTGCCCGGCCCGTCGTCGATGTGGTTCGACGCCACCGGCAGGCGGCTCGAGGGGATGTCCGGTGTGCCGGGCGCGGACTCGATCGGCGCGATGAAGCAGATCCTCGCCGCCGGTCACGACTACTCGTGGTTCGTGCTGACCCAGTCGATCATCGAGAAGGAGTTCGCCCTGTCGGGCTCGGAGCAGAACCCCGACATCACCGGCAAGGACCTCAGGTTCCTCGCGCAGAGCCGGCTCGCCAAGGGCGCGCCCGGACCGGTCGAGGCGTTCAAGGAGCACGGCGTCGACTTCGTCGTGGCCGACTCGCTGGACGAGCTGGTGACCGGCATGAACGAGCTGGCGCGGGGGCCGAAGCTCGACGCCGAGTCCCTGGAGCGCGAGATCGTCGCCCGGGACCGCGAGGTGGCCAACGACTTCAGCAAGGACGTGCAGGTGATGGCGATCCACAACGCCCGCCGCAGCCGCACCGACAAGCTGATCCGGGTGGCGAAGCCCCACCGGATCCTCGACCCCGCCCACGGCCCGCTCATCGCCGTGCGCCTCAACATCCTGTCCCGCAAGACCCTCGGCGGCCTGGAGACCGACCTCGACGGCCGCTGCCTGGCCGCCGACGGCACCCCCGTCCCGGGGCTGTACGCGGCGGGCGAGGTCGCCGGGTTCGGCGGCGGCGGGGTGCACGGCTACAACGCGCTCGAGGGCACCTTTCTCGGCGGCTGCATCTTCTCGGGGCGGGCGGTCGGGCGGGCGCTGGGCGGGTCCCGGGCCTAG
- a CDS encoding TetR/AcrR family transcriptional regulator, which produces MTTAPVRRTQAERRAGTIAALLDATAACLAESGYAATSTAAVCARAGVSQGALFRHFPTRQALLVATAEHVARRNVEEFRTTVGSDVASVDAVTDVLAHLRTAVLSPANQTWRELLVAARADADLRDALVPARESLQERMLAVAGDLWAARLPADDLAPVLSIVVNFLDGLAFSALDPDPAAPPGRTVERALRLLAEMIVSRYEQETR; this is translated from the coding sequence ATGACCACCGCGCCCGTCCGTCGTACGCAGGCCGAGCGCCGCGCCGGCACCATCGCCGCGCTCCTCGACGCGACGGCGGCGTGCCTGGCCGAGAGCGGGTACGCCGCCACGTCCACCGCGGCCGTCTGCGCGCGCGCCGGAGTCAGCCAGGGCGCGCTGTTCCGCCACTTCCCCACCCGCCAGGCGCTGCTGGTGGCGACCGCCGAGCACGTCGCGCGGCGCAACGTCGAGGAGTTCCGCACGACGGTCGGCTCCGACGTGGCGAGCGTCGACGCGGTCACGGACGTCCTCGCCCACCTGCGCACCGCCGTGCTCTCCCCCGCCAACCAGACCTGGCGCGAGCTGCTGGTGGCCGCCCGCGCCGACGCCGACCTCCGCGACGCGCTGGTCCCGGCGCGCGAGTCGCTGCAGGAGCGGATGCTCGCCGTCGCCGGCGACCTCTGGGCCGCCCGGCTGCCGGCCGACGACCTCGCCCCGGTGCTGAGCATCGTCGTCAACTTCCTCGACGGGCTGGCCTTCTCCGCCCTGGACCCCGACCCCGCGGCACCACCGGGCCGCACGGTGGAGCGGGCGCTGCGCCTGCTCGCCGAGATGATCGTCAGCCGCTACGAGCAGGAGACCCGATGA
- a CDS encoding acetyl/propionyl/methylcrotonyl-CoA carboxylase subunit alpha, with translation MSLKKVLIANRGEIAVRVIRACKDAGIGSVAVYAEPDRDALHVRLADEAHSLGGATPADSYLDIAKIIKVATDSGADSVHPGYGFLAENADFAQAVIDAGLVWIGPPPAAIEALGDKAKAKHIADRANAPLAPGTKDPVADADEVVEFAKANGLPVAIKAVFGGGGRGLKVARTLEEIPDAYESAVREAVTAFGRGECLVEKFLDKPRHVETQCLADQHGNVVVVSTRDCSLQRRNQKLVEEAPAPFLTDAQLAELYDSSKRILKEAGYHGAGTCEFLVAQDGTISFLEVNTRLQVEHCVSEEVTGIDLVREMFRIAAGEELGYDDPEIRGHSIEFRINAEDGGRNFMPAPGTLSAWSPPSGPGVRLDGGYENGETVPGSFDSLIAKLIVTGTTRTQALERSRRALDEFVVDGMPTVIPFHRAVVSDPAYVGASTPSGEGEFTVYTQWIETEFDNQLEPYSGDVAEGEEAGERQKVTVEVGGRRLEVVLPAGLGGLAVGGAGGGAKKAGKRSAKKAGAAASGDAVTSPMQGTIVKVAVDEGATVAEGDVIVVMEAMKMEQPLKAHKAGTVTGLQAEVGATVTNGAVICEIKD, from the coding sequence GTGAGCTTGAAGAAGGTCCTCATCGCCAACCGCGGCGAGATCGCCGTCCGCGTCATCCGCGCCTGCAAGGACGCCGGCATCGGCTCCGTGGCGGTCTACGCCGAGCCCGACCGCGACGCGCTCCACGTGCGGCTCGCCGACGAGGCCCACTCCCTCGGCGGCGCGACGCCGGCCGACTCCTACCTCGACATCGCCAAGATCATCAAGGTCGCCACCGACTCCGGCGCTGATTCTGTGCACCCCGGCTACGGCTTCCTCGCCGAGAACGCCGACTTCGCCCAGGCCGTCATCGACGCCGGGCTCGTCTGGATCGGCCCTCCGCCCGCCGCGATCGAGGCGCTGGGCGACAAGGCGAAGGCCAAGCACATCGCCGACCGCGCCAACGCCCCGCTCGCCCCCGGCACCAAGGACCCCGTCGCCGACGCCGACGAGGTCGTCGAGTTCGCGAAGGCCAACGGCCTGCCGGTGGCGATCAAGGCCGTCTTCGGCGGCGGCGGGCGCGGCCTCAAGGTCGCCCGCACGCTCGAGGAGATCCCCGACGCCTACGAGTCCGCGGTCCGCGAGGCCGTGACGGCGTTCGGTCGCGGCGAGTGCCTGGTCGAGAAGTTCCTCGACAAGCCGCGCCACGTCGAGACCCAGTGCCTGGCCGACCAGCACGGCAACGTCGTCGTCGTCTCCACCCGCGACTGCTCCCTGCAGCGGCGCAACCAGAAGCTGGTCGAGGAGGCGCCCGCGCCGTTCCTCACCGACGCCCAGCTCGCCGAGCTCTACGACTCCTCCAAGCGGATCCTCAAGGAGGCCGGCTACCACGGCGCCGGCACGTGCGAGTTCCTCGTCGCGCAGGACGGCACCATCTCGTTCCTCGAGGTCAACACCCGCCTCCAGGTCGAGCACTGCGTCTCCGAGGAGGTCACCGGCATCGACCTGGTCCGCGAGATGTTCCGCATCGCGGCCGGCGAGGAGCTCGGCTACGACGACCCCGAGATCCGCGGCCACTCCATCGAGTTCCGCATCAACGCCGAGGACGGCGGCCGCAACTTCATGCCCGCACCCGGCACCCTCTCGGCGTGGTCGCCGCCGTCGGGTCCGGGCGTACGCCTCGACGGCGGCTACGAGAACGGCGAGACCGTCCCCGGCTCGTTCGACTCCCTCATCGCCAAACTCATCGTCACCGGCACCACCCGCACCCAGGCGCTCGAGCGCTCGCGCCGCGCCCTCGACGAGTTCGTCGTCGACGGCATGCCGACCGTGATCCCGTTCCACCGAGCCGTGGTCTCCGACCCGGCCTACGTCGGCGCGTCGACCCCGTCCGGCGAGGGCGAGTTCACCGTCTACACGCAGTGGATCGAGACCGAGTTCGACAACCAGCTCGAGCCCTACTCCGGCGACGTCGCCGAGGGCGAGGAGGCCGGCGAGCGGCAGAAGGTCACCGTCGAGGTCGGCGGCCGCCGCCTCGAGGTCGTCCTCCCGGCCGGGCTCGGCGGACTGGCGGTCGGCGGCGCCGGCGGCGGTGCGAAGAAGGCCGGCAAGCGCTCGGCGAAGAAGGCCGGCGCCGCGGCCTCCGGCGACGCCGTCACCTCCCCCATGCAGGGCACCATCGTCAAGGTCGCGGTCGACGAGGGCGCCACCGTCGCCGAGGGCGACGTCATCGTGGTCATGGAGGCGATGAAGATGGAGCAGCCCCTCAAGGCCCACAAGGCCGGCACCGTCACCGGCCTCCAGGCCGAGGTCGGCGCCACCGTCACCAACGGCGCGGTCATCTGCGAGATCAAGGACTGA
- a CDS encoding acyltransferase family protein, whose amino-acid sequence MVASHVDLVRLEGGAHLLLALAGFNFARFQLSAAGGAGVRLRHGLAGLSQLVVPSVLWVGTVALVLGSYDWATTFFVRELVSSSEWDDRWQLWFLESLVWLTVGALALTCVPALHRLERRDPFRFALAVLALAALARFAEVGLRAGHTERYTTLVVAFFFALGWAGARADSTRRRLLVSALATALTVGFFGQPHREAIVLGGFLLMLWLPHVPVPARLARAAGVLAGASLFIYLTHWQVYPALEDAGHPWLALGASLAVGIAFGRVVRPLHHAVGRAVLGSR is encoded by the coding sequence GTGGTCGCCAGCCACGTCGACCTGGTCCGCCTCGAGGGCGGCGCCCACCTGCTGCTGGCCCTCGCCGGCTTCAACTTCGCCCGCTTCCAGCTCTCCGCCGCCGGTGGCGCCGGCGTCCGGCTGCGCCACGGCCTCGCCGGGCTGTCGCAGCTGGTCGTGCCGTCGGTGCTGTGGGTCGGGACCGTCGCGCTCGTCCTCGGCAGCTATGACTGGGCCACCACGTTCTTCGTGCGCGAGCTGGTGAGCTCCTCGGAGTGGGACGACCGGTGGCAGCTGTGGTTCCTCGAGTCGCTCGTCTGGCTCACCGTCGGCGCGCTCGCGCTCACCTGCGTGCCGGCCCTGCACCGCCTCGAGCGGCGCGACCCGTTCCGCTTCGCGCTCGCCGTGCTCGCGCTCGCCGCGCTCGCGCGATTCGCCGAGGTCGGCCTGCGCGCGGGCCACACCGAGCGCTACACCACGCTCGTGGTGGCCTTCTTCTTCGCGCTCGGCTGGGCGGGCGCCCGGGCTGACAGCACCCGGCGCCGCCTGCTCGTGTCCGCGCTGGCGACCGCGCTGACCGTCGGGTTCTTCGGCCAGCCGCACCGCGAGGCGATCGTGCTGGGCGGCTTCCTGCTGATGCTGTGGCTGCCGCACGTGCCGGTGCCCGCGCGGCTGGCGCGGGCTGCGGGCGTGCTCGCGGGCGCGAGCCTGTTCATCTACCTCACCCACTGGCAGGTCTACCCCGCACTCGAGGACGCCGGCCACCCGTGGCTCGCGCTGGGGGCCTCGCTGGCCGTCGGCATCGCCTTCGGACGCGTCGTACGTCCGTTGCACCATGCTGTCGGTCGGGCCGTGCTCGGGTCGCGGTAG